The DNA sequence ttatgccataattacgtaaaattctggcaaattagttcgcaacgagccagacggcccaatctgttgcatataccctgactctgcgtgtaatgaacgcaaaatgacacaatttcacctggttaatattgcccgctaagctggatttcttttagctaaatatgcaggtttaaagaaaggcattgatgtttatggttaggtacagttgtgcaacgattgtgcttttttcgcaaatttgcttttgttaaatcatcccccgtttggcgaagttggctgtctttgttaggaagaaatagtcttcacagttcgcaacgagccaggcggcccaaactgctgcatatactgactctgtttgcaagagaagtgacacattttccctagttaaaagaaattaatgttagcaggcaatattaactaaatatgcaggtttaaaaatatatacttgtgtattgattttaagaaaggcattgatgtttatggttggagcaaggtgtacctaagcgattatatgcaacgcaggacaggctagataaactagtaatatcatcaaacatgtgtagttaactagggattatgattgattgattgtttttttataagataagtttaatgctagctagcaacttaccttggcttcttactgcgttcgcgtaacaggcaggctcctcgtggagtgcaatgtaaagcaggtggttagagcgttggactagttaaccgtaaggttgcaagattgaatccccgagcttacaaggtaaaaatctgtcgttctgcccctgaacaaggcagttaacccaccgttcctaggccgtcattgaaaataagaatgtgttcttaactgacttgtctagttaaataaaggtctaaaaataaataaatcggccaaatcggcgtccaaaaataccgatttccgattgttatgaaaacttgaaaacggccctaattaatcggccattctgattaatcggtcgacctctagtcttgaAGATAGGCTGGGAGTGACGGCAAATGAGgcttaataaagtaatcaatgtagTTGGAGATGGGTTCTGTCAGACTTTCATTACCACTAATCACTGCTCTACCTGGGAGGTTTTCAAAATTCTTGTGGACCTTTGGAAAaagataatacttttttttaactcATTGTCTGAAATGTAGCCATTCTCCTTAGCTTCTGTGAGGATCCCTTTCAATTAAGTTTTTAGGTCCTCTGTAGGGTTGAAGGTAAGAGATCGTTAGAATTCATTGTCTAATTGGCGGTAGACTTCTGTCACATATGTCTTTACTCCATACTACGGTACCACCTCCTtttgtctgcttttttaaccACAATCCGTGGCCTTCAGATGTAGAAACAAAATAGGTCAATCTTTGTATTGAATTCATTAGTTGAGTACGTGGCTGCAAAGGACAGTCCTTTAGACAAGACCCTTACACAACCATCATAAAGGGGTTCTCCAGAAATGTTGATCACAGCCTTGTTCTGGTCCTGCTTCGTGTGGTTGGATAGTCTTgatttcttcctccccctctgtgTTGGCctcttccatgtcttctccctctcttgttGGGGAACCTGCGTGGCTTCTCTTCCTGGTCTAAAAAATCTTGGGAGGAGCTGGCCTCTGAGCATCTTGGGTGATCCTCATCATCGCTGCTCGTAAATTTGATCTAGGCTTCCTCTGTGGGTGTGATTCTGAATTCTTGCGGGTTGCGGGTTCTCCAGGCAATGGGATGGtaattcttcggcttgcaagcttccccctttttcctccaaacataaagatggtcattatggccaaacagctctattgagaccagaggacatttctccaaaaagtacgatctttgtccccatgtgcagttgcaaaccatagtctggcttttttatggcggtgttggagcagtggcttcttccttgctgagcggcctttcaggttatgtcgatataggactcgttttactgtggatatagatacttttgtacctgtttcctccagcatcttcacaaggtcctttgctgttgttctgggattgatttgcacttttcgcaccaaagtacgttcatctctaggagacagaacgcgtctccttcctgagcggtatgacggctgcgtggtcccatggtgattttacttgcgtactattgtttgtacagatgaacatggtacgttcaggcgtttggaaattgctcccaaggatgaaccagacttgtggaggtctaaaaaaaaactattctgaggttttggctgatttcttttgattttctcatgatgtcaagcaaaggggcgctgagtttgaaggtaggccttgaaatacatccacaggtacacctccaattgactcaaatgatgtcaattagcctatcagaagcttctaaagccatgacatcattttctggaattttccaagctgtttaaaggcacagtcaacttagtgtatgtaaacttttgacccactggaattgtgatacagtgaattataagtgaaataatctgtctgtaaacagttgttagaaaaattacttgtgtcatgcacaaagtagatgtcctaactgacttgctaaaactctagtttgttaacaagaaatttgtggagtggttgaaaaacaagttttaatgactctaacctaattgtatataaacttccgacttcaactgtaggtgttaaGGCCCTGCAATAGACttgtgtcctgtccagggggtgtactttaCATCAAgatgcctcacgctacagaaacaggagatcgGCTCCTGCCCAATGAGCCGTTCCGGCTCGCACAAGCCAAAGCTCTTATAATGCTACTTCCTTACTACTTATGCCTACTATATTGTTGAAGATCCTTTCCACCATCTTACTCTAAATAGACAAAATATGTGTTTATGAGTTGTGAGACCCCTACCATCTCTGCCTAGCTTGTGCACGTTACTAAAATATCAAAAATGATTTTGGATTCCTGGAGCATTTAATATCCAATGCTTATTTGTATGACTTATTCAAAACTGTCCAAGGATGTCtgcaataataataaaatatcCTACATTTTCAAAGACACAAGTACGCATATCAGATATGTAATTACACTGGGAAAATTGGGAAGAAGTGGAATAATAGAATAAGTCTGGGGAATAACGGTAGTGTTCTTGGTGACAAGCACAGTAATTACCCTATATTTTAGCCCATTGTTAAGAATGAGAATTGTTCCACTGATCAGACTAAATCAAGTAAATAGATAATACAATCTCCTGAAGACAAGATTACATAAATCTGCCCCTACAACCTAACCAAGGAATTGTTATATTCATTCCCCCCTCTAGAATCAACTTACACTTTTCGGTTCAAAACTGTTTGACAAAATTATTTTCATAATTACAAATAAGGTCACCCTACCAAACTTCCCTGCTAAAACATACTGTAGGTCAGTGGAGGCGcctcagaggaggaatgggaggaccatcctcctcagtgaatttcataaaaataaaaattgtaaaacattgaAAAGCTATgtagataaaactatacaaaatatattcacatatcaccaaataattgattaaaactgttctcaaccccttccatagacttacacagtaattatgacaggttggaggacgtcctgctgcttttgcagcatgaactgacatgttgtccacccaatcaaaggatcagagaatgaatctagtactgaaagcataagctacagctagctagcactgcagtgcataaaatgtggtgagtagttgactcaaagagaaagacaataggtGAACAGTTTTCAACATatgaatttcttcaaaaatgaaggagaagcgagaGGGGGTGAGTGTCATTTTTTCTCACTTttagtttcacttacttagctagcaaatgcagctggctTGTTTAGTTACtcaacacccggctcaaacagaggaatgctatgttagctaggtggctatgactatccaacacaacactggaactcttccaagtcaaggtacgcttttggttttattcatttattgccaccggcacctgccggtgtaactgcttactgactgtaccttactgcatgattgtagtgggtttactaacgtaTTTGTtttattagctatgttgactagaatgttactttagctaatataggtacaacgatgtaggctgtgtgtagcggttatgacatggtttggcttggaaaggttttttcgcctggtcacatagagctgatgtgttgtttattgtagtccacaaacaaagggaaaaggtgagaggaggagagtgtatAGAGGCGAGAAGGAaaacaacgtggctgctatgaaagtgaactgtgtttatgcaTGATCAggtgtgtattcattctgccTGAAGCAAACGAAACGGGGGAAAAATACCAGAatatgtccaatagaaactcatttgcaactgttggactaatgattacaccctagattagCTAGAAGCAGGCAAGcatgtgcaaggcggtattgaatgggTCActctctgtccatgtgtcactgtctgtcatctcatttttttctctcaacctgtgtgcacctactttgtaaactttcattcaggctaggttgtagcaacctcatgatgggtatagggaacatttgagtatcatgtagtagcctaaacctatcgatgttacattgaattgggtgaatggaatatgaatgacagtcatcaaaCATGTAATAGAAAAAATAAAATCGTCCCCCCTCATCATAAACGGCAGTGACCGCCACTGCTGTAAATCTAATACCTTTACTTTGTCACAGCCTAAATGCCAATCACCAAACGAGGGGACTAATGCGAGTGTGGATTAAATCGACTTTAGTACATGCTGTCAAAAGGCTGCATTCAGCAATAATAGGGACGGGAGTAACAGCAAAAATGTTTTTGACATTGTACATAAAATGCTCTTTTTACAGTTTTATAAACTCAGCGGAGAACATTCTCGCTCTGCATTCAGCTCCACTCTAATTTTGAGGGGCGTTTCTTTAAAACATGCATAAAATCCCCTTGATCCCTTACATAACTAGACCAATCATATGCTTCAATGTTCCGCTGTTCACTGTGCTGTTGCAAAACAGGACAGTGGTAGAGGTTCCGCTCGTGATGTTAAATTGCAGGCGCAGAAGCTCCGATTTCAAAACGATTTGGAGCACGGTTGAAAAGTTAACGCGCTGACTATACAATGAACTAATTCGAAAAATAAAAGCAGTACTTTTCAATGCGTGAGAAGAGGGTCAAATGCGTGCGTCTCACTGCCAATGTGTGAGAGTTGGCAGATCTGCATCCacaacaatgagctaatgatgggcgatttcgcctggcaaagaaaatgtgctctctcatcaggacactgttgttcagaggagctagccaacaacacagctaacacaatcacttgaAACTGTAAAGGTTGCATTTTGTTTCGTtcgacctgttttctattgacatttctttctACATagccataaaaattatgccagctgattcatgatttcgcctggctgagaaaagctgtcaATCTCATCCCGACCCGTACACAGTttattactatgggacagctagAGGTCGAATTTCAATACTGAAATAATATTGCAAATGTCAGTGAGACAGTAAGggttatacaaatctccgctattGAAAACCAGttgctagtctaaaagaaacAGGAGATAATGTCaagatgctttttacagtggagatcaagttgAGGAATTCATATACATTGCCTGGCTGGGTTGatgtaaataggcatttcaaagtCATAGCTTTAGCtggtggtaatttgtggaataaacacaggctggaatgcggtttCAACCAAtaagcatccaggattagacccacccgttgtatactGTTTGCATATCCCGTAGCTACGTCCTGATGCTTTCCATATGTGATCTGTTGTGTACTGTAGGCTCAGGCAGACTGTCAGGAGTATGACGTGAACCAGGTGCTCTGGCATTGTCTTCTCAGTTGGTACTGCGTACAAAACAATGTCCGCCAGCTCTCCCAAGTAGCACACCACCTCATCATGCTGAGAGAGGAGCTGCAGAAAGACAACTGGTTGGTTTGGGCTGTGTATTGTAGTCTTGTTCTCTCCAACAGTCAAACTTTTCATTAGTGCAACATTAGTGTAGACTACATCACTCATACATTAGTTCATACATTACTCCTGATGTATCATTCTTCATAAATATATGAATGTTTATTTTATACCAGTATCAAGTCAAAGACTTGTGTAATCATCCAAATCAAAGTGTTTTATtgtaaattaatacattttatttaatctattttaaatccAGGGTGGACTGTGCTTTGGGATTAATGGTTCTGGGTGAGGCTGCAAAGTCCAGCTTGTTGTGCCTTCAGATGTTGATGAGTCTCCACATCAACCCAAAGACAGAGCAGGATGGGATTATAGAAGAAAACGTAAAGCTATTAACTGCCATACATATTATGGGCTGGTTACCCAGACcaagattaagcctagtcctggactaaaaattaTTTTTAACTgaagattctccattgagcatgctttttttAGCCCAGGTCTAGGCTAAATCTGGTTATGGTAAAGCCGGCCCATATCCACACACTAAATgaacttctctctcttttcatttcTTTCATTCGTGCTATAGGTATGTCATCCTCTTTTCCAGGAAGGTATGTCTCAGAGTGGTTGCTGGCCATGGCAGTTGGAACACATCTATACCACTGTGTTAGCAGACATATGCCAGCATAGCAGCAATGCAGAGATACAGAAAACAGCTCTGCTGGGCAGTCAAACCCCTCCAGGATATCACAATACTGATGGACTGcttaaacttctgaaccactgtaAGTCCAGGAAGTGGCATGATGGATGGAGATAGTGGAAAAACAAGCAAACACTGAAACATGAGCATTGTACAAAAATAGCCACATTTATTTTGGTTTGTGAGAGTAACAGATTTTTCATCATCTTCAGATTTTATGCCTATATGATTTATTGCCTAAAGTTCCATTGCATACATTAGTTTAAAGCAAGAGTACGATCCAATGAAACAGCTTGCGTTAGCCATTATCTTTACACCAAAAGTCTAAAGCAGTTATTCCCTATCCTGGTCTCCAGTTTGTCAGGGTTTTCACTGAGTGTGGTGTCATCTGTTCATTCGCTAGCTGGCGCCGAGGCCTGGCAGCTGCGCTACAGTGCTGTTCAGGCTTTGGTGTGCGTATGCCGGGGGCTCAGCGGAGCTGTGTTGCaggaggggctgaggaatgtGGCCTGGATCACTCTGCAGGAACACCTGTGCcaagagacagaccagagagtcGGAGATGCCGCCCGGGTTATAGAGGTGCTGAGTTGTTTTTGATATCTCTAAGGTCCAGATCTTTTCCTAGTCCGGTCATATGGTTAGGATAAACTCTGGGCCTTATTCATCTCAAATGTCAACTTACTCTCAAAGGAAAGAGATGTCTTTGCTGTATTGTCACAACTGCTTTTACCTTTACAAAGCACAAACATATCTGCTTACCAGGTTGGAGCTGAATAACATCATTAGGAAAATCCTGAAAGTCCTGAAATTTGTCACAGTCTATAGTATGGAAGATTCTGAAAAACTAATATAAATTCCCTGTACACTGAGAGGATTCAGTCTTAAAATCCAAACAGAATCAACAACTCGGCTTCTTATTCACACATTTATTGTTAGCTGAAATATAATTTGCATCAGAAAAATGTTAAACCGGTTCTTACTTCTGATCGAAACAACAGGAACAAAGGCCGTTTTTGGTGATTTATGGATCCAATTAAAGATTAGCATATTTTATCATTACTGTGGTTATTACCATGGCATTGTTTAATACTCTGTCCAAGTTTTTGCAAATTAAAGGCATAACTGCTAAAATGACTAACTTATTGATTTGTTTTTTAAACATAAGTTAAGGTACTGCTATTTTATTTGTTTCCTAGGCTGAAATTAATGTTCCAGAGAGCAGTCTTCTCAGTGAGAGAGGGAAGCCATCATCATCTTCCTCTGCTTCTAGCGTACCTGCTAGTCTACCTGGCCAATTGATCACCTGGAGGTTAGCATGTACCCTCTCTCAGCTCTACCTGCCCCCCACGCCTCTCCAACTCACCCCCCACACCAAGGCCAAGAAGGAACCACCACCTCCCTCCAACAGGCCTAGGCTGGAAGCCTGTCCTCCACTGCCTAAAGAAACACTCCCTGGCCCTGCCAGTAAGACTCTGCATCCAACCAGACATCCAGAGGAATATCACAGTGCCCCGGGGTAAAGGAAACAGATTTTGGCTAAATTGTTCTATGTTATGACTACACTACTTTATGTAACTATGGAAAAGAAGTGAAATGTAATTTAACATGATGTTATTACATTTATTCTAGAAAAAGTAAGAAATATCAAACTTACATGGACTTCAATGCACGTACAGATGTTGACTTGATGAGAGTTGTGGAGGACCAGGTGAGAGCATTACATTAAGGCATACATGAAAAGTGATTCACGCACGGTATTACAAATCTGATATATGCAGATTACAATTATGAATGTAAATTTGTATTGATAATGTCCCTTGCATAAATAGAATGTGCCAAAAACAAATCATAGAGCGTAATTAGAAATGAATGTACTCCTTTTctagtgtgtgtgatgtgttccTTATGGTGGCATTGTGCCTGGGGGATATACTGTACCCTGATTGCTTTTTGAGGATGTTCTCTTGCTAAAAGCGTATTAGCCAACCCTTACTGTGCATGGTGTAGTATATTAGCAGTGATCGCTTAATCAAAGTCCTTATAATTTCTGATGATGGTTGAAAATAAGTATGGTTGGGATGGAAATTCAAATCAATTGTATTTTCATTTCACTACAGTGGCAAAAAGAACTACAGATCAAAATGGCAGAGGAGGAAGATGCTGAAAAGAATGAATTAGAGAAAGTACAAAAGGAAAAAGAGGAACAATTCAAAGAGATTATGAGGAGGcgggtggaaaaagtcaagaaggACACCAAACCATATGAGCTGCCTGGATATCAACAAACGGGAGGTCAAATGTGAATCTGAAAGAGACATAAATGACTTGTGCCATGCTCTTTGTTATAATACTGATCCCAAAACATTTTACCATGATGATTGCATCTAGCATTATTTTGGAGGGAATAGGGTCTTGCATACAACAAGTGCAAATTATTTTATGCACTTTGTTTCATTTAATTGGCAAACGTAACTTGGGTTTCATCCTTTTTTAATCTCACATTATATGTACAGAAAGATAGAAAAATGTGACTCTTAACAAGCAACATTGGTAGAAAGAGATTTGCACATAACACCCTCCCCTGATGCTGATTTGTAAAGATAGCCAAAACTATTGAAATTCTATACCAAGAAAAGTATATTGTTTCTCAAACGTGCTTTTGATTTCAAATCATCCCAGACCAGCTTGTCTTGAAGGTGACTTTTGTCTCTCATAAACGGAAATACTTAAAATAATTCCTCATTTAATCAGATATGATAGAAACTATTAAACTAGCTTAGATATTCCCGTCGACATTAAAAACATTACGAAACAATGGTTTCCACATTCATTTACATTGACACAAACAGACTTGAACTTTTTTTTATAGCAACCAATGTCCCAGGAATCCTTCTGATTCGTTACACTAACAGTGGAGGTGCAATTCTTTGACCCTCCTATTAGCTAGGCATGCTGCCGTATCACGCTTATGATGCGCTCATCTCAAAACACCCCAGGAAATGTAAGGGAATATTGTAAACATCGTTACCAGAAGGTTTGCGTTTCCTTGGAACTTCAAAGGTGGTCAAAACATCAAATAAAAACTCGTGGCAACATGTTGAAGTGGAATTGCAAATGGCTCAGTCAGGTCACAAGAAagaacagaacaaaacaaaaatagtATGAGCAAACGTGACAGGGTTTGTGACCTTTGGCATGTGTCATATGCTTAAGCAAGCGGTTGTACGCTTTTGGCCATAGTAACAAAATGTGTCACGGATGTAATGAGTAACTATTGTAGATTTAGAATATTCAAATCATTCGGATGGATGTCATTAGCAGAAAGGGGGGATTGCTGCATATACTGTATCAATGTTGAGTTGGATCAGTTGCATAGTTTGATATCTAGGCTGTAGGCCCCCAATTCAATCAATCGCACATAATAATCAACCACACGGTTTCCCAGACACGGAtttagcctagtcctggactaaaaagcatttaTGATGCAGAATTTCCATTGAAAGTGCTTTCTAATCCAGCAATAAAGTTATTCCATGGAAAACCGGCCTTGAAAGTTCACTCAGAATGTTGACACTAcaggtgtgttttttttcttttcatcAATATCCAATTCTAACAATTTCCCAGAGAGGAGCAGAGTGGGGTGTGTCTGTTTTCACACCACCACCTCAATGCAGTGTGAACATTCCTAAGTGAACTCACAGTGCAGTTTCCCTTTACCTGCAAGTGATTGAATGGCGTTATGACTGGTACACCCTTGCAAATGTCTTGAACAAAACATCCGACTTGTGTGCTCTACCAAGAGGAGCTTCACAAAACAACAGTAGAGGTGGCGTACATGAGGACATTGCAAATCTCTGTTGAAGCAGTAGATATAGTGCACTGAGGTTATCGTAagatatgattaaaaaaaaaatgtgatagCTGtgtaaagcaacaaaaaaatgttttatcactCACTACAGTACATATATGAAGGTCACAATAACAGACCTTAATGCCACATGTCAATCTTGTGACATCAACTATTAAATGCATTCATTTCGCATCGATAACAAATTGTAAGTGACAATTTTCTCCCAAGAACAACATACAAAGATATGTACATAGGGCTCATTATAAAACTGTGAAGTAAGGCACATTTCTTGCTCTTTGGAACGACAACAAAAACAAGATCTCACTTGCAATTAACAATTTATCACATATAAATGTTGACCGCTATAAAATATTGAATTAATATTTAGAATCAGTTGGCCTTCAAATCTTTTTTCAGGCACGCCAAGGACATGAAGCAATATTCACTATGATTGAAGCCATACCTCGGTATAAAGAAAACAAAGAATCACATTGTACAAAATCATATTTGTGGAAAAAAGAAATCTGAACATGTGGTCTTCCCAATAGAGTAAGTTCAAGTGAAATTGCAACACAAACGTTCCCAACACATACATAACCTGAGACTGCAGCATCACTAGGTATACTGGACTCAAACAATATAATATTGCACTTGTAGAATTAAGCTTAAGCAAGTTCCATTTACTTCTCCTCCTGCCTCTCTTTCCTTTtccacctctctccttccttctcgtcttccctctcttcttcctaatcctcttcccttcctcttcccctcctgtctgtctgttccaaGGCTTCTGCATTTCAGGCAGAGGCCGGATGTCGGGCTTGTTCCGCGGCGATCACCGACTCTCTGGCGATCGCCGCGGAACAAGCGCTCATGTCAGCTGCACACGGTATGTGCTGATCTCCATTGGCTTAAGGCTGATTTCCTCTTGGTTCGACCCTTCCTCGGGCGTGTGCATCAGAGTAAGAGACGCAGGGGTGATGCTCTGGAACCTCAGTTCAGAAAACAGCTTCTCCGTGCGGATCTGTGAGAGAACCAATCCAAACATGAACAGCGGCGTTATACCCGCATGTTTGAATAGGAAAACCCAGTATGAAAGGCGTTGATGGATAGGTTCAATAAAAACATTTGACACCGATGATCACGATGAAATACCCTTTCCTTTTAGAAGCTATTAATATAACTGGACACTTAACAGGCTTATTAAATATATTAAGATTAAGTGCCTGGGTCAACAGAGATTTCACCATCTACTCTGGGAAATGTTCTAATGAAAACACTCTTGGTCATAACGGCCTTGATATTCCTCTTGGAGAGAGATAAGTATTCACTTAAACCGATTATGGTTGCATTGTTATAGTTGTCATGACATTGGAAAAggaggaaatgtaatgaaagGAATTTCCTTCCTCACTGCACATTTTCTGTGGCAAGTGACTCTTGAGCCGTTTTGCTCGAGGGGAAGTTAATTTCTGTAAAAAGAATGGTACTACTAGCCGCTTGAATAAAGAGCATCGCGGGCAACCCTCATTTTAACCCCAGGTTAAAATTCCCTTTAATTACTAATTAATAAAGTGTTTGGTCACAactttcatttgtgtgtgtgtgtgtgtgtgtgtgtgtgtgtgtgtgtgtgtgtgtgtgtgtgtgtgtgtgtgtgtgtgtgtgtgtgtgtgtgtgtgtgtgtgtgtgtgtgtgtgtgtgtacgtgtgtgccaGCATGTGTGTGGCAGGTCTTACCTTCCCCTGCGTGGTGGCACACAGTAGCCCTGTGTTCCTATTCGAGAGGGTGCAGTCAAAGCCTTTTCTGTGCAGAATCAAAGCCGCCTCGTCCGACGGCCCACCCCCTTCCTCCTGTAGGACCAGTGAGAAACGCTTCAGTCCCCATAAAGACCCCTCCTgttctccccccctcccttcagCCTAAACACTGGGGCAATTATAGAGACCACCCTTTCACAGGTCAGCTGCATTTCCACAGCCATGTTCGAGGAGCTGCTTCTgcaacagacctgggttcaaatactgttCGACATCATTTCAAACACTTTATCTGTGCTTTATTGAGCTGGTCTGGATgaatggaccaatagaatagtctcAATACCACAAACCCCACCCCACCTATCTGGAATACCAGGCAAGAAAGATCGAAAGGTTTTAAATAGTATCTGAACCCAGGTTCGGACTCTGAAACAGGGTTACTGCAGTCAATTTTATCCCCCTTTCagaaactgtttttttttctcccatcCACAGTTCCTGGCTGAGTATACGGAGATGCCACAGTGCATACTAAGTGTGTTAGTAGTAGCGGCAGTGGTGTCATCATGTGAGCATTCGTATAAATTAGCACAAAGCCCTCGTCGAAAACACATTCAACGATTCCGCCCGTCTCCTCTTTTGATTTGTTCTCAGAGACAAATTGGATGTCCGAGCGTGCCTTTACAATCGATAATTCAGCAAATTGGTCGGCAGATCCCGGCAACAATTAGCTCGATCTTTGACATGATAGACGGCGGTACCATCAGAGTTGATGGGCCGTGCAACAACAAAGAGGAGATCATAGAAGACTTACAACATACAGATGTAGTGTATTTACCAGAGATGATATAAGGAAATGAATGGAGAGCCCCTTGGAGGAGTGCtgagtgtgtgttttgtcctaacaAGCAATTAAGCCAGTATTCCATACAGCCAGGGTAATCAATACAGTCAGGGATGAGCTTAATCATATTAAAGACAATGACTATGAGAACACAGCGGTGCAGTCATCACTTTAGAAAACTTGGTAACTCTTTGCAAGGAGTTGCTCCTATGTAGTACCACTGTAATTACTGTTGCAACAACATTGTATTAACATGTTACATAGTAATTCATTGTTTGAATACAG is a window from the Salmo trutta chromosome 23, fSalTru1.1, whole genome shotgun sequence genome containing:
- the tmem232 gene encoding transmembrane protein 232 isoform X3, with the translated sequence MSWHDNYLAEARAGLKCMGEGYHVQLPLAWTELLLLGLCHGKIQNDSLDSLLMSLDHAPVHAEQIPALFYLGESVLYWVCADTSQKPNLYTCEVKILKLGYLVFLRLFLFHISGNLSGYQRSKSHLHVFLKALSQCEPCYQPYPNILLSVHFMLRSGEIICGLEPFQDDSASAQADCQEYDVNQVLWHCLLSWYCVQNNVRQLSQVAHHLIMLREELQKDNWVDCALGLMVLGEAAKSSLLCLQMLMSLHINPKTEQDGIIEENVCHPLFQEGMSQSGCWPWQLEHIYTTVLADICQHSSNAEIQKTALLGSQTPPGYHNTDGLLKLLNHSGAEAWQLRYSAVQALVCVCRGLSGAVLQEGLRNVAWITLQEHLCQETDQRVGDAARVIEAEINVPESSLLSERGKPSSSSSASSVPASLPGQLITWRLACTLSQLYLPPTPLQLTPHTKAKKEPPPPSNRPRLEACPPLPKETLPGPASKTLHPTRHPEEYHSAPGKSKKYQTYMDFNARTDVDLMRVVEDQWQKELQIKMAEEEDAEKNELEKVQKEKEEQFKEIMRRRVEKVKKDTKPYELPGYQQTGGQM